Proteins encoded in a region of the Acidobacteriota bacterium genome:
- a CDS encoding IS1 family transposase, with translation MTHPDCPHCDSGDTRKYGRRYDGGQRYQCKTCKRTWSESKPLHPVLGRLDRTKALLAINCLLEGCSVRSAARLTGITKKSILALLNRAASRCRTVMEEKMRDLDLAQIQVDELWTFIQKKQKRLRPGDPHERGDCYTFVAIDPESKIIPTFALGKRDERTAFRFISNLADTLGRKTKPQLSSDAFRAYPEAVEAVFGADIDYGQVIKLFHAKAGNKREGYWPSGLVATTRRLVTGRPDKQFISTSIIERSNLTFRMAMRRFTRLTNGFSKNFANLRDAVSLHVAAYNFTRVHQTLGVTPAMEAGIVDSLWGVEELLGVDA, from the coding sequence ATGACTCACCCCGACTGCCCCCACTGCGATTCCGGCGACACCCGCAAGTACGGTCGCCGCTACGACGGCGGCCAGCGCTACCAGTGCAAGACCTGCAAGCGGACCTGGAGCGAGTCCAAGCCCCTTCACCCCGTCCTGGGACGCCTGGACCGGACCAAGGCCCTGTTAGCCATCAACTGCCTGCTGGAGGGCTGCTCCGTCCGCTCTGCGGCCCGTCTCACCGGCATCACGAAAAAGAGCATCCTGGCCCTGCTCAACCGCGCAGCCAGCCGATGCCGCACCGTGATGGAGGAGAAGATGCGCGACTTGGACTTGGCGCAGATCCAGGTCGATGAGCTGTGGACGTTCATTCAGAAGAAACAGAAGCGCCTGCGCCCCGGCGATCCCCATGAGCGCGGGGACTGCTATACCTTCGTCGCCATCGACCCCGAATCGAAAATCATCCCCACGTTTGCGCTGGGCAAGCGCGATGAGCGCACCGCCTTCCGCTTCATCAGCAACCTAGCCGACACGCTGGGCCGCAAGACCAAGCCCCAGCTATCCTCCGATGCCTTTCGCGCCTATCCTGAAGCCGTGGAGGCCGTTTTCGGTGCCGACATCGACTACGGCCAGGTGATTAAGCTGTTCCACGCCAAGGCCGGGAACAAGCGCGAAGGGTATTGGCCATCCGGCCTTGTGGCCACAACACGGAGATTAGTAACGGGGCGACCCGACAAGCAATTCATTTCGACCAGCATCATCGAGCGCAGCAACCTGACGTTCCGAATGGCGATGCGCCGATTCACCCGGCTTACCAACGGGTTCTCGAAGAACTTCGCCAACTTGAGAGACGCTGTGAGCCTGCACGTTGCCGCCTACAACTTCACTAGGGTGCATCAGACCTTGGGCGTCACGCCCGCGATGGAGGCGGGGATTGTGGACTCGCTGTGGGGTGTGGAGGAGTTGTTGGGGGTGGACGCCTGA